Proteins from a genomic interval of Clostridium scatologenes:
- the cooS gene encoding anaerobic carbon-monoxide dehydrogenase catalytic subunit: protein MDEKVLSIDKTTLEMLDKAKKDGVQTAWDRKDALKTPCGFGSAGVCCRNCNLGPCRVSPVPGKGVERGICGATADVIVSRNFARMVAGGAAAHADHGRSIALELLHTSPDGDIKVKDEKKLMSVAKRFNVATEGKDIYDIAHDIAKAGLNDFGRQEGDVCLPPTVPEKRKEIWKKLDIIPRGFDREVVAIMHSTHIGCMADAEPMIKMSMRCALADGWMGSYMATEFSDIMFGTPHSIDTEANLGVLSGNSVNIVLHGHEPVLSEMIVQAAEEPEMIALAREQGADGINLCGMCCTANEATMRHGIKLAGNFMQQELAVVTGAVEALVVDVQCIMPALAKLSESYHTKFITTSPKAYIKGSTRMEMDEEHPLETAREIVKAAIMNFKNRDKSKVMIPELKSEAIVGYSTEEILNKLDGVVNSQIGPMQTTKPLADVIVAGVLRGAAGVVGCNNPKVQHDFGHIETIKGLIKNDIIVVVTGCAAQAAAKEGLLKKEARELAGPGLKKVCELVDIPPVLHMGSCVDISRILELVGSVAIQLGADISDLPVVGVAPEWMSEKAVSIGTYVVSSGIDTWLGTVPPVTGGPEVVDILTNKMEDWVGAKFFIQPDPHKAVEEIVNRINEKRKKLGI from the coding sequence ATGGATGAAAAAGTACTTTCAATCGACAAGACTACACTTGAAATGTTGGACAAAGCTAAAAAAGATGGTGTACAAACAGCTTGGGACAGAAAAGATGCTTTAAAAACACCTTGTGGATTTGGTTCAGCAGGTGTGTGCTGTAGAAATTGTAATTTAGGACCTTGTAGAGTAAGTCCTGTTCCAGGAAAAGGTGTAGAAAGAGGTATTTGTGGTGCCACAGCAGATGTTATTGTTTCTAGAAACTTTGCTAGAATGGTTGCAGGTGGAGCAGCAGCTCATGCAGATCATGGTAGAAGTATAGCACTTGAATTGCTTCACACAAGTCCAGATGGAGATATAAAAGTAAAAGATGAAAAGAAACTAATGTCTGTAGCTAAAAGATTTAATGTTGCAACAGAAGGCAAAGATATATACGATATAGCTCATGATATTGCTAAAGCTGGGTTAAACGATTTCGGAAGACAAGAAGGAGATGTTTGTTTACCACCTACAGTTCCAGAAAAAAGAAAAGAAATTTGGAAAAAATTAGACATAATTCCTAGAGGCTTTGATAGAGAAGTTGTTGCAATCATGCACTCAACTCATATAGGTTGTATGGCAGATGCTGAACCTATGATTAAAATGTCTATGAGATGTGCATTAGCAGATGGCTGGATGGGATCATATATGGCTACAGAGTTTAGTGATATAATGTTTGGAACACCTCATTCAATAGATACTGAAGCAAACTTAGGAGTTTTATCTGGAAATTCAGTAAATATTGTTTTACATGGCCATGAACCAGTACTTTCAGAAATGATTGTACAAGCAGCTGAAGAACCAGAAATGATAGCTTTAGCTAGAGAACAGGGAGCAGATGGAATAAATCTTTGTGGTATGTGTTGTACTGCAAATGAAGCTACTATGAGACATGGTATTAAATTGGCAGGAAACTTTATGCAGCAGGAATTAGCAGTAGTAACAGGTGCTGTTGAAGCTTTAGTAGTTGATGTACAATGTATAATGCCAGCGCTAGCAAAATTATCTGAATCATATCATACTAAATTCATAACAACTTCACCAAAAGCTTACATTAAGGGATCAACTCGTATGGAAATGGATGAAGAGCATCCACTTGAAACAGCTAGAGAAATTGTAAAAGCAGCAATAATGAACTTTAAAAATAGAGATAAGAGCAAAGTTATGATACCAGAACTTAAATCAGAAGCAATAGTTGGATATAGTACAGAAGAAATATTAAATAAATTAGATGGAGTTGTAAACTCACAAATAGGTCCAATGCAGACTACAAAACCTTTAGCAGATGTTATAGTTGCAGGTGTTTTAAGAGGAGCAGCAGGTGTAGTTGGATGTAATAATCCAAAAGTTCAACATGATTTTGGACATATAGAAACTATAAAAGGCTTAATCAAAAATGATATCATTGTTGTTGTTACAGGTTGTGCAGCTCAAGCAGCAGCTAAAGAAGGATTACTTAAGAAGGAAGCAAGAGAACTTGCAGGTCCAGGACTTAAAAAGGTCTGTGAATTAGTAGATATACCACCAGTACTTCATATGGGCTCTTGCGTTGATATAAGTCGTATTTTAGAGCTAGTTGGTTCTGTAGCTATTCAATTAGGAGCAGATATAAGTGATTTACCAGTAGTTGGTGTAGCTCCAGAATGGATGTCAGAGAAAGCTGTATCAATTGGAACTTATGTTGTATCTTCAGGTATAGATACTTGGCTTGGAACTGTTCCTCCAGTAACAGGTGGACCAGAGGTCGTAGATATCTTAACTAATAAAATGGAAGATTGGGTAGGAGCTAAATTCTTTATCCAACCAGATCCACATAAGGCAGTAGAGGAAATAGTAAACAGAATTAATGAAAAACGTAAAAAATTAGGAATATAA